A DNA window from Leopardus geoffroyi isolate Oge1 chromosome A1, O.geoffroyi_Oge1_pat1.0, whole genome shotgun sequence contains the following coding sequences:
- the LOC123605423 gene encoding 40S ribosomal protein S29-like: MGHQQLCYSHPRKFGQDSSSCLVCSNQHGLIQKSGLNMYCQCFCQYMKAIGFIKLD; encoded by the coding sequence ATGGGTCACCAGCAGCTCTGCTACAGCCATCCAAGGAAATTTGGCCAGGATTCTTCTTCTTGCCTTGTCTGCTCAAACCAGCATGGTTTGATCCAGAAATCTGGCCTTAACATGTACTGCCAGTGTTTCTGTCAATACATGAAGGCTATAGGCTTCATTAAGTTGGATTAA